From the genome of Streptomyces xanthophaeus:
GCGGGTGGTGCGGAGCCGAGCACTGCGATCAGGGCAAGTGCCGTACCGAGCAGGGCTCTTGCCGAGGGCAGCCGTCTTCCGGGCCTCTTCATCCGTCCTCCTGGAGTGTCGCCGGTGCGTGCCGATGTCGTGCCGGGGTGGATCCGGTGTCGTGCCGGGGGTGGATCCGGCCCTGTCCGGCCGGGGCGGAGCGGGGTGCGGGCCCCGCCCCGGCCGGGACCCGTCAGGGGCGGAGCCCGGCGATCAGTGCGGAGGTCACGGCCTGGTCGGCCGGCCCGGTGTTCCAGTCGGCGTTCATCGGGCTGACGGCGATCCGGCCGGCGGTCACGGCCTCGACGTCACCACCCTTGGCGGCGGGCCGCAGGTCGACCTTGACGGTCACCTTCCACGTGCCGTCGCCCGCGTCGGTGAAGTCCGGTTCGAGCAGGGTCTGCGGATCCTGGAAGGTCGAGGACACTCCCGCGGCCGTTCCCCTGCCGTCCGCGCCGACCACCGGGTGGTTGACGTTGAGGCCGACGCCCTGGGGCAGCAGCGGGCCGGACCGGGCCCGTGCCCGCAGCCGGTCGATCAGCTTGACCGCGAAGTCGAGCGTCGGACCCATGGCGTTGACCGTGGTGACGGGGTCGGGCGCGGTGACGCCGCCGGTGCTCAGCGCGATGGACGGTACGCCGTGCTCCAGCCCGGCGACGGCGCCGCCGACCGTACCGGAGTGGGTGGCGAGACCGGCCACGTTGGGGCCGAAGTTGGTGCCCGAGACGACCAGGTCGGGGGCGTTCCCGGCGAAGACCTCGGCCAGCCCGAAGGCGACGGAGTCGCCGGGGGTGCCGTCGACGGCCCAGACCTTCGGCTCGGGGTGCTTCACCGTGATCGACGGCCCGCTCAGCATCTTCGTACCGGTGCCGCTCTGGTTGGTGAGCGGGGCGACGATCG
Proteins encoded in this window:
- the surE gene encoding 5'/3'-nucleotidase SurE, producing MRRKRVLPLAALLLCTPALAGTAPAVAAPQTAPAGPLRILLTNDDGYNAPGIRKAFERLTAAGHDVTIVAPLTNQSGTGTKMLSGPSITVKHPEPKVWAVDGTPGDSVAFGLAEVFAGNAPDLVVSGTNFGPNVAGLATHSGTVGGAVAGLEHGVPSIALSTGGVTAPDPVTTVNAMGPTLDFAVKLIDRLRARARSGPLLPQGVGLNVNHPVVGADGRGTAAGVSSTFQDPQTLLEPDFTDAGDGTWKVTVKVDLRPAAKGGDVEAVTAGRIAVSPMNADWNTGPADQAVTSALIAGLRP